The Aquincola tertiaricarbonis genomic sequence CTGCAGCTGGACGCGCCCGTGCGCGCCGAAGACGCGGCGGTGGTGCCCATCGCCGTGCGCTCGCGCCTGCCCACCACCGGCGACCAGCGGCTCGAGAAACTCTGGCTGCTGATCGACAACAACCCCTCACCGGTGGCCGCGGTCTTCACACTCGCACCGGGCAGCGGCCAGGCCGACATCGAGACGCGGGTGCGCATCGACGAATACACCCACGTGCGCGCGGTGGCGCAGATGAGCGATGGCCGGCTGCTGATGGCCACCCGCTGGCTCAAGGCCTCGGGCGGCTGTAGCGCCCCCCCGGGCAAGGACCCGGCCGCCGCCCAGGCCAGCCTGGGCCGCATGCGCCTGAAGGTGGAAGGCGAGCCGCAGCCCGGCAAGCCGGTGCTGGCCCAGCTGATGGTGAGCCACCCCAACAGCTCGGGCCTGGCGATGGACCAGCTGACGCGGCACTACATCCCTGCGCACTTCGTGCGGCGCATCGACATCACCTACGCCGGCCAACCGGTGCTGTCGGCCGACCTGGACATCTCGATCAGCGAGAACCCGAACCTGCGCTTCTGGTTCGTGCCGCAGGGCGCGGGCGAGTTGAAGGCCGAGGTGGTGGACAACCAGGACCTGCAGTTCCGCAGCAGCCTGCAGCTGCAGCCGGCACGGGCACTGTGAAGGCCGCCATTTGAAAGCACTGAGTTTGAAGGCACTGAGTTTGAAAGTACTGAGCTCGCTGCTGACACTGGTGCTGGTGCTGGTGCTGGTGCTGCCGGCCGCCGCCGCGCCGCTGGCCTGGGTCACCAACCAGGGCAGCCACGACGTCTCGGTGATCGACCTCGGCCGCCAGGCCGTGGTGGCCACGGTCAAGGTGGGCCGCTCGCCGGCCGGCGTGGTGGCCTCGGCGCGGGCGGGCAAGGTGTTCGTCAGCAACCCCGACAGCAAGACCATCTCGGTGATCGACATGGCGCGGCGCGAAGTGGTGGACACGCTGCCCGCGGGCGCGGGGCCGGTGGGCATCGACGCCGCGCCCGACGGCCGGCGCCTTTATGTGGCCGACTGGTTCGCGCAGAAGCTGCTGGCCTACGACGTGGCCACGGGCCGCCTGCTGGCCGAGGTGCCGCTGGGCCGCGCCCCGGCCGGCGTGGCGGTGCATGCCGACGGCCACACCGTGTACGTGGCCGAGCGCGACGACGACCGCATCGCGGTGGTGGACGCCGCCACGCTGCAGGTGCGCGGCCATGTGGCCGTGGGCACACACCCCTTCGCGCTGCTGCACGACGCGGCGCGCAACCGGCTGTACGTGCTGAACGTGCAGAGCGACGACCTCACGGTGCTGGACACCGCGCCGCCGCTGCCGGTGCCGCTGGCCACCGTCAAGACGGGCAAGGCCCCGTACGGCGCGGCGCTGGCCGATGGCGGCGCGCTGCTGTACGTGACCAACCAGCATGCCGACAGCGTGAGCGTGATCGACGCCAACACCCTGCAGCCGCTGCGCACGCTGGCCGGCTTCGGCTACCCCGAAGGCATCGCCGCCTATGCCGACCGCGTGGTGGTGGTGAACTGGATGGACGACCGCATCAGCGTGCTGGATGCGCGCAGCGGCCAGCCGCTGGCTACCGTGGACACCGGCCGCAACCCGCGGGGCTTCGGCGCCTTCATCGCCGAGCCGCCCCCGCCTTGACCGCCCTGACAACGCTTTTCAACCCGACCTGACGAGGAGACCGACCGCATGCCGAACCGCCCCCGTTGCCTGCCTGCCGAAGGATGCCAGGTGCCAGCCCCACAGCGCCGCCTGTCGCTGTGCGCCGCCGCCGTGCTGCTGGCTGCCGCCAGCCTGCCCGCCGCCGCCCACGGCCCCACCCGCCAGAAGGTGGTGGAGACCATCCAGATCAACGCCCCGGCCGATGCGGTGTGGGCCCGCATCAAGAACTTCGAAGCGCTGAAGGACTGGCACCCCGCGGTGGCCACCAGTCCGGCCACGCAGGGCAACACCGTGGGTTCGGTGCGCAACATCACGCTCAAGGGCGGCGGTGAGCTGACCGAGACGCTGGAGGCCTACAACGACGCCCAGCGCAAATACAGCTACCGCCTGAAGGACGGCGGCGCGCTGCCGGTGACCAACTACACCTCCACCATCACCGTGACGCCGGACGGCGACGCCAAGAGCACGGTGGAATGGCGCGGCGCCTTCTACCGCGGCTACCCCAACAACGACCCGCCGCCGGACAAGAACGACGAAGCCGCGGTGGCCGCCGTCACCGGCGTCTACAAGGCCGGGTTGCAGAACCTCAAGCAGCTTGCCGAGCAGAAGTAGCGGCCCCGTTGCCGGCCCGGGCCCGGGCCCCGATACCGCCCGCCGCCGCTGGCTGCGCGGCGCCCTGGCCACCGGCCTGGCCGTGCCGTGCCTGCACGGCGTGGCCGGCTGCGCCGCGGGCGGACCGGCGCAGGCGCGTGAAGGCCCCCTGCCCACCGACGCCGAAGCCACGGTGCAGCCAGTGGCACCCGGCGTGTGGATGCTGCCCGGCCGGGGCGGCGAGCCCGACGCGCGCAACCTGGGCCGGGTGGCCAATGCCGGCTTCATCGCCGGGCCGCAAGGCCTGCTGGCGGTGGATGCCGGCACCTCGCTGCTGCACGGCCGCGCGCTGCTGCGCGCGATACGGCGCACCAGCCCGCTGCCGCTGCAGGCGGTCGTCATCACCCAGACCAAGCCCGACGTGCTGTTCGGCGCGCCCGCCTTCCGCGAGGCGGGCGTCCCCATCTGGATGCACCGCGACGCCGCCACGCTGATGGCCGCCCGCTGCCAGGTGTGCCTGGACCGGCTGAACCGCGAGGTGGGCGCGCCGGCCATGACCGGCACCGCGCTGTACCAGGCCGACGAACTGCTGCCCGGGGGGCGCCAGCTGCGGGTGGGTGGCGGCCGGCCGGTGGTGCTGCTGTACGCCGGCCACACCAGCGGCCCTGGCGACCTCGCGGTGCTGGACCGCAGCACCGGCGTGCTGTTCGCGGGCGGGCTGGTGGAAGGCCGGCGCATCCCCAACCTGCACGATGCCGACCTGCCCGGCTGGCAGGCCGCGCTGCAAGGCCTGCAGCGCCAGGCCGATGCCGGCCAGATCCGCCAGGTGGTGCCCGGCCACGGCCCGCTGTCCGGCCCCGAGGCCATCGGCGAGACCGCTGGCTACCTGGCCGCGCTCGACGCGCAGGTGCGCACGCTGCTGGAAGCCGGCGTCTCCCTCGGCGAGCTGCCCGCCCGCGCCACGCTGCCGGCCTACGCCGGCTGGGACGGCTACCCGGCCATCCACCGGCGCAATGCGGCAGAGCTGTATCTGAAGCTGGAACAGCAAATCCTGCACGGCTGATACTCACCCTCAGATCGGCGGCCGTACGGTCGATCACAGCTTGGCCGGCGCCAACCAGGTGCCGGGCGCCCTCTTCCAAGCACCAAGCAGACCCGTGCCGCCATGATCATGCAAGGCCCCGCCGCATCCGCCCCTGCAACCCGCGCATCTTCAGCGTCACCTCAGGCCCGAGGTGACCGATGCGCCAACCCGCTTCCACGGCAACGCCGTGGCACATCAAGCCCTGGTACCTGGACCTCAGCGCCGGACAGGCCGAACACATCCGGCAGCTCGGCAGTCAACTGCAGCACGCGATCGACACCCGGCCGCCGGCATGGCTGGTGCTTGACGGTTGGGACGGCAACCCCGCCGCAGGGCGGCTGCAGGCGCTGTACCCGGCGTGGGCCGCCGAACGCCGCACCCTGCCCGACCCGGCCCTGCGCGGGCTGGAGGGTCTGGCGCCGTGCCTGCTGCCCTTGCAAACGGGGCCTCAGCATGAGCCCGACGTGGCACGGCGCCAGAACCTGATGCACGACCTGCTGGGGCTGATGTGGCTGGACAACCAACGACGGTTGGTGCGACAGCACGTGTGCGGTGTGGTGTTCATCGGCACGAGCGTCGAAGAACTGTTCACGCAGTGGCTATTGCTCAGGCACCAGCGGCCCAACGACGGGTCTGGCGCCTTCGAGTTTCGGCACCACGATCCACGTGTGCTGCAGCGCGTCTGGCCCAACCTCGGCAACGCGCAGCGTGAAGCGCTGCTGGGGCCGGCACACAGCCTGTGGCAACTGGGCGCCACGTGGGGACCGTGGGCGCCGCAGGACATCGCGCGCCACCAGCGTCAACTCGTCGGGCACATCGGCGAATGGCGGGTGTTCGACCGTGCGGAAGTCCAGGCCCCGCCGCTGCCCGCGCACCGGCTGCTGAATGGCCTGCAGCGTTGGCTCGTCAGCAGCGCCCCCTGCGGCCACCAGGTCTGGCTGACCCTCGCGCTGCGCGGCTTGGCGGCCTGTGAACAGCCCACCGACCTGGAGATGAACCAGCTGCTGCGACAGGCCCAGGACTGGGGTCTTCAGCGCGGGCAACAGTGGCAGGACTGGGTGTTGTGGACCTGGCTGGGCACCGGCGACGGGACGACCGGGGCCGCCAGCTATCCACGCATCAGTTGGAACACGCCAGCCTGGCAAGCCCTGGCGACGCGCATGAAGGAACTGCTGCGTCAACAACCCACGCTCGGCGTGCCCGAGCTGGTTGAACTCAGCCAGGCCACGGAGCCGCTCTTCTGACCCTGCAGCGAGGCCCGCCATGCCCTGCCCCACCCCATGCGCACAGTGCGACCGCACCGGCCTGCCAATCCTTTTCACCCGATACGCCACCGCCTACCACCACGACAGCAGGCTGCTGAAGAAGCTGCAACAGCTGTCACCCAAAGGGCGGCTGCAGGCTCACCCTGGTGGCGTGCCCCTCAAGACTGCGTGTTATGGCGTGCGCATGCTGCGCGAGGGCTACCTGTATCTGGTGATCGAGCGCACGGGCCCCAGCTACCCCGAAGACCATCTGGCTTACAGCGTCCACGCGCACGGCTACCTCAACGCCTTCATGCCAGCGTTGGACAGCCAGCCTGCGCTGCCCAAGGTGGCCTGCGACGTCGACACCCGCGCGGCCAACAACAGCCTGGTGTTCGTGCGTGACGCCAGGACCGTCAAGACCCTGTGGTACGTCTTCCACCCCAACGCGCTGGCCGACGACACCTGGCAAGAGATGCGCCGCCACCCTGCGGACCACGGCATGCAGCGCTTCGACGTCCGGGCCTGGGCAGGCGGGCAGCACGAGGCCGAGCACAGCATGCTGCCCGACCAGCTGTCCACCCGCGTGCTGGAGTTCGCCGCGCTGCAGGACAGCGAGGCCAGGGACGCCAGTGAGGGCAGCCTCTTTGGCCTGATGGGCGTCACCCCCACGGAGCGCGGCTGGGGCAGCTACGACACCACCGTGGGCGAGCTGATGCGAGAACACCAGGCCGGCCACGTCACCACCGAACAGGTCCGTGGCGCCGCCCAGCGTGACGGGCAAAAGGGTTGGGCCCACGATGCCACGCCCACGGTGATGACCAACCCCGACTACACCGAGGTGCACGGCCGCAGGCTGGGTCAGATCCTGCAGCTCCTGCAAAGCCACAAGAACGCGCAGGGCCAGCCCGGCGCCGTGCTGGCCTGCCTGGACCCGGTGGGCATCACGCAGGAACTGGCGATGGCGCAGACCGAGGCCGCGGTGCAGTACGTCCAGTGGCTGCTGGCCACCGACGACAAGGGCGTGAGCAACCGCATGAAGGACGCCGCCGTCCACGGCATTGAAACGGTACGGGCGGCGCTGGCGAGCAAGGCCGTGCAAGCCATCGAAGACACCGTGGCCCGCCTGGAGGCCAGCGCGTCGCGCGTCGACGCGGGTCAGGTGCCCGGTGCCGCCCCCGGGGCAACGTACCGCGTGCGCCAAGCCGACGGCAGCGCCAAGACCCTGACGCAGGACGAACTCAACCGCCAGCGCGCCCAGCAGATGCGTCTGCATGCGCTGGAGGCCCGGGCCGGCGAAGCCGCGGCGCAGAAGAAGGCCGCCGACGATGTGGAGCAGCTGGTAGACCGGGTCGCGCTGGAAGCCTTCAAGCAGGAACACCGGCAACAGATCGAGCGGCGGGACATGACGATGAACGCCTTGTTCGACGACCTGGCGCCCTGGCTGGACGCCAAGGCACCGTGGCAGCCCGTCTTCAAGCGCTACACCAGCAGCCGACCGGAGATCGGCGCCCTGTGCGCGGGCCAGCTTTGCACCATCTTGCTGCATGTGGACAACAGCCCCAAAGGCCGCGCCTACCTGCGGGCACGTGACGTGTTGATGCCCGGCGCTCAGCAACTGGTCTGGCGGATGATGGTGTTGAACAACGGCGAGATCGCCGCCGAGATCCAGCAGGCTCTGGAGAGCCTGGTGCAACCGGTGCCCAGCGTGCTGGACGCACAAGCCGATGGCCAGGCGGCACAGGCCGCAGCAGCGATGGCCAAGGCCATCACCAGCAGCAAGAAGTTCATCGACGGAGCCACCAAGGCACGCAAGGCACTGGACACCTTCAAGGACGTGACCAAGCCGCGGGGCGAACGCCTGACTGCGGCAGGCGATCTGGTCAAAACAGGGCAGAACAACATCGGCAGTCTCATCGCCGCCTTCGCCGTCAACCAGATCAAGGCCTGGCCGGCTTCCACCCTGGAAAAACGGCTGGCGCAAGCCCAGTTGCTGCAGCTGGTCCACGGCATGGGCGACAGGGCTGTCGACTTTGTCAACCGGGCGGGTCAGCGCCCGCCGGGCAACCCGGCCAAGCGGGCGCGTGAGCTGCAGGCGCGACTGAACACGACCGCCGCGGCAGCCGCCAGCCAGGCCGGCAAGCTGCGCTTCGCCGCGGCCGGCGCCGCCTTCGACAGCCTGGGCCTGGCCCCCGCGCTGCGTCGAGCGGCCGTGCGCCAGGACGGCCGAGCGCTGGCCGAAGCCGCCAAAGCCCTGGTGGACACCGCCGCGGCCATCAAGGGGTTGCGCACGTCGGTCTATGAGACCTTGTTGTGGAAGGAACTGCCAGAGGTCCAGGCCGGTGTCTATAGCCAAGGCCTCAAGGCTGCGAACGCGAGCGAGCTGCGTCGGCTCAAAGTGTCCGCCGCACGCTGGGTGTCTGCCGGCACCGCCATCGGGGTGGTCATGGATGGGTTTGATGCGGTGGAGGCGGGGAAAAACGGAGACTGGAAGTTGGAAAGTGCGTATTGGTCAAGAGCAGCTATCGGCACGGGAACCATTCTCTCGACGATGGCTGCCGCAAGCTACGAGAGGCTGCCGCTCTTGCTGATGCGTTTGAACCTGGTGCTGGCGGTTGCTGCGGCAATTTTGACCGCCCTCATCACTCAACTGAAGGGCAAGACCTGGGAAAACTGGCTCCAGAGACAGCCCTTTCATCAGCAAGATAGTCATAAGACCCTCTATACCAGCGAGCGCGCACAGACGCTGGAACTGGGAGAAGCGCTGGCGGAACTGGAGGCAGAGTAGGCCATGTTCTCACCCGAGCGCATTTACCAGTCAGACCGCAACAAGGTCGGCGTCCAGGCAGCCTTGCGCAGCATGGGCGACATCCATCCGCGAACGCCTCTTCACGCGCCTCGCCAGAGGCTAGACAACGCCCGGCCGTCGCTGGACTTGCAGAGCTTGGTGCTCGATATCAATGAGCACTTTCTGGAGCTGTCGAATCCTGGTGAATTCAAGCGCTCGACCCTCAGTGTCATGTGGCTGCTGGCTGCAATGGTGTTTGCCGGATCAAACATCGGCGCTGTCTCAGCATTGCACGTGATGCTGACCAACGCTTCCTTGAAAGGCATGGATTACGTCGCGCTTTTCTGTTTGGCAGCGTTAGCGCCTTGCACATACGCGTTCTTGTATTTCCTGCGCCCCAGCGAAGCCTTCCTGACCGCCCTGCGCGCCCGCTACCGCTTCAACCGCTCCACTGGCAAGGTCTACATCGTGCGGCCTCGCAAGTTCGGCGGCAACGCGGTGCTCGACTGGTCCCGCGTACGCGCCCATGTGCAGTGGCGCCCGCCACTGCCGGGCAGCGACCTGGAAGGTGACCCCACGACCGAGCGCCACCGCGAGCGGCTGGAGCAGCCGGCCCTGGACCATGCCTACCTGATGCTGTACTGGCCGCCGCTGGACCCCGCCGATCCGCAGCGCCGGGGCGAGGACCTGATCTTCGTCGGACACGAAGGCTCTGGCGCCAACCTCTGGGAGTACCTGCGCACCTTCATGAACAAGGGCCTGGGCGCCGTGCCTGAGCCGCAGCCCTTTGAGTACCTGCGCAAAGGCTTCAGCACGGCGCGACAGGCGCAGATGGAGGTCATGCTGCAACCGACGCTGGTCAAGGAGCAGATCCTCGGGCAAAGCACTGCGACCGGCCTGTTCCTCAAGCTCGACTCCTACCTCTGGCGCTACAACCACGTGCTGGGCGAACGCATGGCCTACTGGCCCACCTTCCCCGAAGCCTGGAACAGCGACTGCGGCCAGCGCCGCCGGGAAGACGGCATCGGCCCCGAAGAGCCGCTGCGCTGGACACCCACGGGTCCGGTGCTGCAAGGAGAGATCTTCGCCAATGAATGCACCGACCTCAGCGAGGCCTCGCCCGCTCAATGGGCACGCATGCTGGCCTGGACCGCGCTGCACATCGCCATCGGCACCGCGCTGCTGGTGGTGCCGATCTGGTGGATGCGGTCGTGACTGTGCGTGCAATGCAGACGGTCCTTCACAAGCCGGCCGGCGCCGCCTTCGACAGCCTGGGCCTGGCCCCCGCGCTGCGTCGAGCGGCCGTGCGCCAGGACGGCCGAGCGCTGGCCGAAGCCGCCAAAGCCCTGGTGGACACGGCCGCGGCCATCAAGGGGTTGCGCACGTCGGTCTATGAGACCTTGCTTTGGAAGGAGCTGCCAGACAGCGTCGCCGCGCGCTATGTGGAGGGTGTCAAACGCGCCAACACCGACAAATTGATCGCACTCAAGGGGACCGCCGCACGCTGGGTGTCCGCCGGCACCGCCATCGGGGTGGTCATGGATGGGTTTGATGCGGTAGAGGCGGGCTCGAACGGGGATGCCCGTTTGGCCTTCGCCTATGCCAGCCGCGCGGGTGCTGGCATAGGCACGATCGTATCGACGATCGCCATCGGTCGCGTCGCGAGTGCCCCGACCTGGCTGCTGCGCACACAGGTCGTTCTTGCGCTGTGCACGACGGCTCTGACAGTCGTCATTGGCCAGCTCAGGGGCGAAGCCTGGACGAACTGGCTTCAGAAGCAGCCGCTTCGCTCTGCAGGCAGCAAGCGGAGCCCCTACACCAGTGAGCGAGCGCTCCTGCTTGATCTGGGAGAGGCCATGACTGAACTGGAGGGGAAGTAGCCATGTTCTCGCCTGAGAGCGCCTACCAGCGCGGGCGCACCAAACTCGGCGCCTCAGGTGCGGTGCGCAGCATGGGCGACATCCACTCGCGCACGCAGTTGTCTGGACCCGAGAACAAGCTGCAAGCAGCTCGCGCTTCGCTTGACCTGCAAAGCTTGGTGCTGGACATCAACGAACACTTCTTGGAGGTCTCCAACCCTGGCGAGTACCAGCGATCAACGGTGAATACGCACTGGCTCGTTGTCGTGATGGGCTTGTCACTTTCAGCCATCGGTTCGGTCTGGGGTGGCATCGAATGGGGTCAGGCATCCACGTCTTGGGGCGACCGTTTGGCCATCTCGCTGTTCTGGTGCCTGACCGTAGGCCTTTACGTCCTTTTCTACCTCCTGCGCCCCAGCGAGTCCTACTGGACCGCCCTGCGCGCCCGCTACCGCTTCAACCGCTCCACCGGCAAGGTCTACATCGTGCGGCCTCGCAAGTTCGGCGGCAACGCGGTGCTCGACTGGTCCCGCGTACGCGCCCATGTGCAGTGGCGCCCGCCACTGCCGG encodes the following:
- a CDS encoding quinoprotein dehydrogenase-associated SoxYZ-like carrier, producing MKHRRQLLIMAPWLGLGLAAAGPLQAAPSSREDQPEASPQWLKVRASLFGQRPITPATPEQLQLDAPVRAEDAAVVPIAVRSRLPTTGDQRLEKLWLLIDNNPSPVAAVFTLAPGSGQADIETRVRIDEYTHVRAVAQMSDGRLLMATRWLKASGGCSAPPGKDPAAAQASLGRMRLKVEGEPQPGKPVLAQLMVSHPNSSGLAMDQLTRHYIPAHFVRRIDITYAGQPVLSADLDISISENPNLRFWFVPQGAGELKAEVVDNQDLQFRSSLQLQPARAL
- a CDS encoding YVTN family beta-propeller repeat protein — encoded protein: MKVLSSLLTLVLVLVLVLPAAAAPLAWVTNQGSHDVSVIDLGRQAVVATVKVGRSPAGVVASARAGKVFVSNPDSKTISVIDMARREVVDTLPAGAGPVGIDAAPDGRRLYVADWFAQKLLAYDVATGRLLAEVPLGRAPAGVAVHADGHTVYVAERDDDRIAVVDAATLQVRGHVAVGTHPFALLHDAARNRLYVLNVQSDDLTVLDTAPPLPVPLATVKTGKAPYGAALADGGALLYVTNQHADSVSVIDANTLQPLRTLAGFGYPEGIAAYADRVVVVNWMDDRISVLDARSGQPLATVDTGRNPRGFGAFIAEPPPP
- a CDS encoding SRPBCC family protein, encoding MPAPQRRLSLCAAAVLLAAASLPAAAHGPTRQKVVETIQINAPADAVWARIKNFEALKDWHPAVATSPATQGNTVGSVRNITLKGGGELTETLEAYNDAQRKYSYRLKDGGALPVTNYTSTITVTPDGDAKSTVEWRGAFYRGYPNNDPPPDKNDEAAVAAVTGVYKAGLQNLKQLAEQK
- a CDS encoding MBL fold metallo-hydrolase is translated as MPSRSSGPVAGPGPGPDTARRRWLRGALATGLAVPCLHGVAGCAAGGPAQAREGPLPTDAEATVQPVAPGVWMLPGRGGEPDARNLGRVANAGFIAGPQGLLAVDAGTSLLHGRALLRAIRRTSPLPLQAVVITQTKPDVLFGAPAFREAGVPIWMHRDAATLMAARCQVCLDRLNREVGAPAMTGTALYQADELLPGGRQLRVGGGRPVVLLYAGHTSGPGDLAVLDRSTGVLFAGGLVEGRRIPNLHDADLPGWQAALQGLQRQADAGQIRQVVPGHGPLSGPEAIGETAGYLAALDAQVRTLLEAGVSLGELPARATLPAYAGWDGYPAIHRRNAAELYLKLEQQILHG
- a CDS encoding DUF4123 domain-containing protein, which translates into the protein MRQPASTATPWHIKPWYLDLSAGQAEHIRQLGSQLQHAIDTRPPAWLVLDGWDGNPAAGRLQALYPAWAAERRTLPDPALRGLEGLAPCLLPLQTGPQHEPDVARRQNLMHDLLGLMWLDNQRRLVRQHVCGVVFIGTSVEELFTQWLLLRHQRPNDGSGAFEFRHHDPRVLQRVWPNLGNAQREALLGPAHSLWQLGATWGPWAPQDIARHQRQLVGHIGEWRVFDRAEVQAPPLPAHRLLNGLQRWLVSSAPCGHQVWLTLALRGLAACEQPTDLEMNQLLRQAQDWGLQRGQQWQDWVLWTWLGTGDGTTGAASYPRISWNTPAWQALATRMKELLRQQPTLGVPELVELSQATEPLF
- a CDS encoding T6SS effector BTH_I2691 family protein, whose product is MPCPTPCAQCDRTGLPILFTRYATAYHHDSRLLKKLQQLSPKGRLQAHPGGVPLKTACYGVRMLREGYLYLVIERTGPSYPEDHLAYSVHAHGYLNAFMPALDSQPALPKVACDVDTRAANNSLVFVRDARTVKTLWYVFHPNALADDTWQEMRRHPADHGMQRFDVRAWAGGQHEAEHSMLPDQLSTRVLEFAALQDSEARDASEGSLFGLMGVTPTERGWGSYDTTVGELMREHQAGHVTTEQVRGAAQRDGQKGWAHDATPTVMTNPDYTEVHGRRLGQILQLLQSHKNAQGQPGAVLACLDPVGITQELAMAQTEAAVQYVQWLLATDDKGVSNRMKDAAVHGIETVRAALASKAVQAIEDTVARLEASASRVDAGQVPGAAPGATYRVRQADGSAKTLTQDELNRQRAQQMRLHALEARAGEAAAQKKAADDVEQLVDRVALEAFKQEHRQQIERRDMTMNALFDDLAPWLDAKAPWQPVFKRYTSSRPEIGALCAGQLCTILLHVDNSPKGRAYLRARDVLMPGAQQLVWRMMVLNNGEIAAEIQQALESLVQPVPSVLDAQADGQAAQAAAAMAKAITSSKKFIDGATKARKALDTFKDVTKPRGERLTAAGDLVKTGQNNIGSLIAAFAVNQIKAWPASTLEKRLAQAQLLQLVHGMGDRAVDFVNRAGQRPPGNPAKRARELQARLNTTAAAAASQAGKLRFAAAGAAFDSLGLAPALRRAAVRQDGRALAEAAKALVDTAAAIKGLRTSVYETLLWKELPEVQAGVYSQGLKAANASELRRLKVSAARWVSAGTAIGVVMDGFDAVEAGKNGDWKLESAYWSRAAIGTGTILSTMAAASYERLPLLLMRLNLVLAVAAAILTALITQLKGKTWENWLQRQPFHQQDSHKTLYTSERAQTLELGEALAELEAE
- a CDS encoding MFS transporter, which produces MFSPERIYQSDRNKVGVQAALRSMGDIHPRTPLHAPRQRLDNARPSLDLQSLVLDINEHFLELSNPGEFKRSTLSVMWLLAAMVFAGSNIGAVSALHVMLTNASLKGMDYVALFCLAALAPCTYAFLYFLRPSEAFLTALRARYRFNRSTGKVYIVRPRKFGGNAVLDWSRVRAHVQWRPPLPGSDLEGDPTTERHRERLEQPALDHAYLMLYWPPLDPADPQRRGEDLIFVGHEGSGANLWEYLRTFMNKGLGAVPEPQPFEYLRKGFSTARQAQMEVMLQPTLVKEQILGQSTATGLFLKLDSYLWRYNHVLGERMAYWPTFPEAWNSDCGQRRREDGIGPEEPLRWTPTGPVLQGEIFANECTDLSEASPAQWARMLAWTALHIAIGTALLVVPIWWMRS